AATAAATTCAGGGCGATCGTAGCCCCAGTGCAGGAGCAGATAGGCAATGCCATTGAGCAGATCAATGTCGGTGCCGGGACGAATTGCCAAATGCACATCCGCGACCTCGGCGGTTGGAGTACGACGGGGATCGACGACGATGAGTTTGACGTGGGGATGGCGTTTGTGATGCTTGCGGAGGCGATTAAAGAGAATCGGATGGCATTCTGCGGCATTGCTGCCAATAATGAAGGCACAATCGGTGAGATCCAGATCGTCGTAGCAGCAGGGGGGGCCATCGGCCCCAAAACTCTGGACATAGCCCGATACCGCCGAGGACATACACAGGCGGGAGTTGGCATCAAAGTTATTGGTGCCGAGACAGCCCTTCATCAGCTTTTGAGCGGTGTAGTAGTCCTCGGTGACGAATTGTCCAGAGCCATACATACAAAGGGCATCGGCTCCCTGAGTCTGTTGGACGGTACGGATGCGATCGCAGATGTGTTCCAGAGCAGTCTCCCAACTCACCCGCTGAAACGGTTGATCCAACCGCTGCCGGAGCATGGGATGGAGGAGTTGGTCTTTGCCCATGGACTCCGCCACGGTTGCCCCTTTGACACACACCATGCCATGGCTGGAGGGATGGGCGCGATCGCCGCGCACGATCCAGGTATGAGAAGCAGCGTCTGGGGAAGTTGACTTGCCAGGGGCAGGGAGGGCTTCTAAACCACAGCCAACCCCACAGTAAGGGCAAAGGGTTCGGGTCACGGTCATGGTTGAGTCATCCCGTCTGGGTGGATTCCCAGCCATCTCCGCTGGGATTTTCTTCCCTCACTTGTAAGCGCTGACAGGGAATTTGCTCTAAAAGGGTCTCTTGACTGTCTTCCGTGGCGCCATAAACGTCCAAGAGGGCATCGGCGGGTACCTCCAAGAGCAACCGTTCCCTGGGAAAAACGATGCGCTGGAAATGCCAGTTGGGAATGTTGACGATAGATGCTAGTTGCACTTCTGTGGTGACATTCTCGTAGTAACAGAGAATTCCATCCGTGAAGCGGGGCAGGGGGGGCGTAAAGGTCTGAGACATAGGGAAGGAGGGGGGTGAGGAGCGACAGGTGAAAGTGCAGTGGCAGGGATCAACGCTGACGGGGGTTACCCGTGGGGAATGACCCTAGGGGTTGAGGGCATGGCGACTGAAGAGGAAATCTAAGGCATGGTTACGGAGGGTGTAATAGGCTGGGTCTTCCAGCAATTGACTGCGATCGCGGGGACGGGGAAAGGGGATCTCCAAAATTTCCCCAATTTGGGCCTGGGGGCCATTGGTCATCATCACAATCCGATCGGCTAAAAATAGGGCTTCATCAATGTCGTGGGTAATCATCATCACCGTGACTTGATGGTTGTGCCAGATCTTCAGCAGTTCTTCCTGGAGTTCTTCCTTGGTAATCGCATCCAAGGCTCCAAAGGGTTCATCTAGAATTAGCACCTGGGGGCAGATTGCTAGGGCACGGGCGATCGCCACCCGTTGCTTCATCCCCCCAGAAAGTGCTTTGGGGCGCTTATGGGCTGCTTCTTCCAAGCCCACTAAGTTGAGATACTCCGTAGCGATCGCGCGTTTTTCGGCGGTAGTTTTTTCGGGATAGACGGCTCGGACGGCCAGATAAATATTTTCAAACGCCGTTTTCCAGGGCAGTAGGGAATAGTTCTGGAATACCACCATGCGATCGGGGCCCGGTCGGGTAATCCGTCGTCCCTGGAGACGCACCTCGCCACTGCTGGGCTTCCGGAAGCCCGAAATCATATCCAGG
This genomic stretch from Neosynechococcus sphagnicola sy1 harbors:
- a CDS encoding molybdopterin-dependent oxidoreductase, encoding MTVTRTLCPYCGVGCGLEALPAPGKSTSPDAASHTWIVRGDRAHPSSHGMVCVKGATVAESMGKDQLLHPMLRQRLDQPFQRVSWETALEHICDRIRTVQQTQGADALCMYGSGQFVTEDYYTAQKLMKGCLGTNNFDANSRLCMSSAVSGYVQSFGADGPPCCYDDLDLTDCAFIIGSNAAECHPILFNRLRKHHKRHPHVKLIVVDPRRTPTAEVADVHLAIRPGTDIDLLNGIAYLLLHWGYDRPEFIQHHTTNFAACAAVVQHYTP
- a CDS encoding DUF1830 domain-containing protein, which codes for MSQTFTPPLPRFTDGILCYYENVTTEVQLASIVNIPNWHFQRIVFPRERLLLEVPADALLDVYGATEDSQETLLEQIPCQRLQVREENPSGDGWESTQTG
- a CDS encoding ABC transporter ATP-binding protein is translated as MTDSAPSSALPPSEAMQTLSQLQPSPAARNRDPFLVIDQVSKVYPTANGPFTVLEDVNLTVYEGEFVCVIGHSGCGKTTLLDMISGFRKPSSGEVRLQGRRITRPGPDRMVVFQNYSLLPWKTAFENIYLAVRAVYPEKTTAEKRAIATEYLNLVGLEEAAHKRPKALSGGMKQRVAIARALAICPQVLILDEPFGALDAITKEELQEELLKIWHNHQVTVMMITHDIDEALFLADRIVMMTNGPQAQIGEILEIPFPRPRDRSQLLEDPAYYTLRNHALDFLFSRHALNP